The proteins below come from a single Fusobacterium nucleatum genomic window:
- the gltS gene encoding sodium/glutamate symporter — MNFEIIEGILNINLNSTMTLALAALLLIMGYSINKRVTILNKYCIPAPVVGGFLFMFLTWLGHISGTFKFNFENIFQSTFMLAFFTTVGLGASFTLLKKGGKLLIIYWLTCGIISIFQNTIGMVISKITGLEAPYALLSSAISMVGGHGAALAYGDTFAKMGYESAPLVGAAAATFGLITAVLIGGPLGRRLIEKNNLKPDNTENFDQSVTEINTDKGEKLSDLDKIKNVVMILFCMAIGSYISTLIGKLINMDFPSYVGAMFVAVIVRNINEKTHTYNFNFSLVDGIGNVMLNLYLSLALMTLKLWELSGLIGGVLLVVACQVIFMIIIAYFVVFRILGSNYDAAVMCSGLCGHGLGATPSAIVNMTAINEKYGMSRKAMMIVPIVGAFLVDIIYQPATVWFIKTFVQGFVK; from the coding sequence ATGAATTTTGAAATTATTGAAGGAATATTAAATATCAATTTAAATTCCACTATGACACTGGCACTTGCAGCATTATTGTTAATTATGGGATATTCAATTAATAAAAGAGTCACAATACTTAATAAATATTGTATTCCTGCACCAGTTGTGGGAGGGTTCTTATTTATGTTTTTGACTTGGTTGGGGCATATTAGTGGGACATTCAAATTTAACTTTGAAAATATTTTTCAATCAACATTCATGCTTGCATTTTTTACAACAGTCGGATTAGGTGCAAGTTTTACCTTACTAAAAAAAGGTGGAAAACTTTTAATAATTTATTGGCTAACTTGTGGGATAATATCAATTTTTCAAAACACAATAGGAATGGTAATCAGTAAAATAACAGGTTTAGAAGCACCTTATGCATTACTATCAAGTGCAATATCAATGGTAGGTGGACATGGAGCAGCACTTGCTTATGGAGATACTTTTGCAAAAATGGGTTATGAAAGTGCACCACTTGTTGGAGCAGCAGCTGCAACATTTGGGCTTATAACTGCTGTTTTGATAGGAGGACCTCTTGGTAGAAGATTAATAGAAAAAAATAATTTAAAACCTGATAATACAGAAAATTTTGACCAATCTGTGACAGAAATAAATACAGATAAGGGAGAAAAATTGTCAGACTTGGATAAAATAAAAAATGTTGTTATGATTTTATTTTGCATGGCAATAGGTAGTTATATTTCAACTTTAATAGGAAAACTTATAAATATGGATTTTCCTTCTTATGTTGGAGCAATGTTTGTGGCAGTAATTGTAAGAAATATCAATGAGAAAACTCATACATATAATTTTAATTTCTCATTGGTTGATGGTATAGGTAATGTTATGCTTAATTTATATTTATCACTTGCACTTATGACTTTAAAACTTTGGGAACTTTCAGGATTAATAGGTGGAGTTCTTTTAGTAGTAGCTTGTCAAGTTATATTTATGATAATCATAGCTTATTTTGTTGTATTTAGAATATTGGGTTCTAATTATGATGCTGCAGTAATGTGTTCAGGATTATGTGGACATGGACTTGGTGCAACTCCTTCTGCAATAGTTAATATGACAGCAATAAACGAAAAGTATGGAATGTCAAGAAAGGCTATGATGATAGTACCAATAGTTGGGGCATTCTTAGTGGATATAATCTATCAACCTGCAACAGTGTGGTTTATTAAAACTTTTGTACAAGGCTTTGTAAAATAA
- a CDS encoding DUF4198 domain-containing protein: MKKSLVLIGSILLAANLFAHDHFLYTSNLDVSNQKEVKMKAVLGHPAEGPEAEPISIATVDGKTHMPKAFFVVHDGVKTDLLSKVKIGTLKTKNGEHVALDAVYTAEDGLKGGGSWVFVMDSGNTKDSGFMFNPVEKLIITKDSAGSDYNQRVAPGHNEIVPLVNPVNAWKENVFRAKFVDKDGKPIKNARIDVDFINGKLDMTNNTWAANKEAPKTSLRVFTDDNGVFAFVPSRAGQWVIRAIASMDREKKVVHDASLVVQFE, encoded by the coding sequence ATGAAAAAAAGTTTAGTTTTAATTGGAAGTATTTTATTAGCAGCAAATCTATTTGCACATGATCATTTTCTTTACACATCTAATTTAGATGTAAGTAATCAAAAAGAAGTTAAAATGAAAGCAGTTTTAGGACATCCAGCTGAAGGACCAGAAGCAGAACCTATAAGTATTGCAACTGTTGATGGGAAAACTCATATGCCTAAGGCATTTTTTGTAGTTCATGATGGAGTAAAAACAGATTTATTATCTAAGGTAAAAATTGGAACTTTAAAAACAAAAAATGGAGAACATGTGGCACTTGATGCTGTTTATACTGCTGAAGATGGCTTAAAAGGTGGAGGAAGCTGGGTATTTGTAATGGATAGTGGAAATACAAAAGACTCAGGATTTATGTTTAACCCAGTTGAAAAATTAATAATTACAAAGGATTCAGCAGGTTCAGACTATAATCAAAGAGTAGCTCCAGGACATAATGAAATAGTACCATTAGTAAATCCTGTTAATGCTTGGAAAGAAAATGTATTTAGAGCAAAATTTGTTGATAAAGATGGAAAACCTATAAAGAATGCAAGAATAGATGTAGACTTTATAAATGGTAAATTAGATATGACTAATAATACTTGGGCAGCTAATAAAGAAGCTCCTAAGACAAGTTTAAGAGTATTCACTGATGACAATGGAGTATTTGCTTTTGTTCCTTCAAGAGCAGGACAATGGGTTATAAGAGCGATCGCTTCTATGGATAGAGAAAAGAAAGTTGTTCATGATGCTTCATTAGTTGTACAATTTGAATAA
- a CDS encoding metal ABC transporter substrate-binding protein codes for MKKKLLFILMLIIGSFSFAENIVITSIQPLYSLTSYLTKETDIKVYTPFGSDVSMTMSKDSIREEGFDLAIAKKAQAVVDIAKVWSEDVIYGKARMNKINIVEIDASHPYDEKMTTIFFSDYSNGKVNPYIWMGSKNLVRMVNIIGRDLIRLYPKNKAKIEKNITKFTADLLKIENEANEKLLSVGNAEVISLSENLQYFLNDMNIYTEYVDYDSITAENVAKLIKDKGIKVVVSDRWLKKNVIKALKDAGGEFVIINTLDIPMDKDGKMDPEAILKGFKENTDNLIEALAK; via the coding sequence ATGAAGAAAAAACTATTGTTTATTTTGATGTTAATTATAGGTTCATTTAGTTTTGCTGAAAATATAGTAATTACATCTATACAACCATTGTATTCTTTGACAAGTTATTTAACTAAGGAGACAGATATCAAGGTCTATACTCCTTTTGGTTCAGATGTGTCTATGACTATGTCTAAGGATTCTATAAGGGAAGAAGGCTTTGATTTGGCTATTGCTAAAAAAGCTCAAGCAGTTGTTGACATAGCAAAAGTATGGTCAGAAGATGTAATCTATGGTAAGGCAAGAATGAATAAGATAAATATTGTTGAAATTGATGCAAGTCATCCTTATGATGAAAAGATGACAACTATATTTTTTAGTGATTATTCAAATGGAAAAGTAAATCCATATATTTGGATGGGAAGTAAAAATTTAGTTAGGATGGTAAATATTATAGGAAGAGATTTAATAAGATTATATCCTAAAAATAAAGCTAAGATAGAAAAGAATATAACTAAATTTACTGCTGATTTATTAAAAATTGAAAATGAAGCCAATGAAAAATTACTTTCAGTAGGAAATGCCGAGGTTATATCTTTAAGTGAAAATTTACAATATTTTCTAAATGATATGAATATATATACAGAATATGTAGACTATGATAGTATAACTGCTGAAAATGTTGCTAAATTAATAAAAGATAAGGGAATAAAAGTTGTTGTTTCTGATAGATGGTTAAAGAAAAATGTTATAAAAGCATTAAAAGATGCAGGTGGAGAATTTGTTATTATAAATACTTTGGATATACCTATGGATAAAGATGGAAAAATGGATCCAGAAGCTATATTAAAAGGTTTTAAAGAAAATACAGATAATTTAATTGAAGCATTAGCAAAATAG
- a CDS encoding metal ABC transporter permease, translating into MLESFRSFLMNLAEKGDIPSSFKYGFVINAMICALLIGPILGGIGTMVVTKKMAFFSEAVGHAAMTGIAIGVLLGEPFSAPYISLFTYCILFGLVINYTKNRTKMASDTLIGVFLSMSIALGGSLLIYVSAKVNSHALESILFGSILTVNDTDIYILVISAIIIGFVLIPYLNRMLLASFNPNLAIVRGVNVKLIEYIFIIIVTIITIASVKIIGSILVEALLLIPAAAAKNLSKSIKGFVSYSVIFALISCLLGVYLPIHFDISIPSGGAIILISSVIFIITTVVRMLFKNFAEGE; encoded by the coding sequence ATGTTAGAAAGTTTTAGAAGTTTCTTAATGAATTTAGCTGAAAAAGGAGATATTCCGTCTTCCTTTAAGTATGGTTTTGTTATTAATGCTATGATATGTGCATTATTAATAGGTCCAATACTTGGAGGAATTGGAACTATGGTAGTTACAAAAAAAATGGCTTTCTTTTCAGAAGCAGTTGGACATGCTGCTATGACAGGAATTGCTATTGGTGTACTACTTGGGGAACCATTTTCAGCACCATATATTTCACTTTTTACATATTGTATATTATTTGGTTTAGTAATAAATTACACAAAGAATAGAACTAAAATGGCATCAGATACCTTGATTGGAGTATTTCTGTCAATGTCAATAGCATTAGGAGGCTCACTTCTTATTTATGTATCAGCTAAGGTAAATTCACATGCTTTAGAAAGTATACTATTTGGTTCTATACTTACAGTAAATGATACAGATATCTATATTCTAGTTATATCAGCTATAATAATTGGTTTTGTTTTGATACCTTATTTGAATAGAATGTTACTTGCAAGTTTTAATCCAAACTTAGCAATAGTAAGAGGTGTAAATGTAAAACTGATAGAATATATTTTTATAATAATAGTTACCATTATTACAATAGCATCAGTAAAAATAATTGGTTCAATACTTGTGGAAGCATTACTTTTAATTCCAGCAGCAGCAGCAAAAAATTTATCAAAATCTATAAAAGGTTTTGTAAGCTATTCGGTAATTTTTGCTCTTATCAGCTGTCTATTAGGGGTATACTTACCCATACATTTTGATATATCAATTCCATCAGGTGGAGCAATAATATTGATTTCATCAGTTATCTTTATTATTACTACTGTTGTAAGAATGCTATTTAAAAACTTTGCAGAAGGAGAATAA
- a CDS encoding metal ABC transporter ATP-binding protein yields the protein MNGLEISIKNLNLVLSGNEILEDINLTVKAGEIHCLVGPNGGGKTSLLRCVLGQMPFTGSIEMKYEKDKIIGYVPQILDFERTLPITVEDFMAMTYQIRPCFLGISKKYKAEIDDLLKRLGVFEKKKRLLGNLSGGERQRVLLAQALFPKPNLLILDEPLTGIDKAGEDYFKEIIKELKKEGMTILWIHHNLTQVKELADTVTCIKKRVIFSGDPKEELKEDKIMRIFE from the coding sequence ATGAATGGACTTGAAATTTCAATAAAAAATTTGAATTTAGTATTATCAGGAAATGAAATTTTAGAGGATATAAATTTGACAGTGAAAGCTGGAGAAATCCATTGTTTAGTTGGACCTAATGGTGGGGGAAAAACTTCTCTTTTAAGATGTGTTCTTGGTCAAATGCCTTTCACTGGAAGTATAGAAATGAAATATGAAAAAGATAAAATAATAGGTTATGTTCCACAAATTCTTGATTTTGAGAGAACATTACCTATAACAGTGGAAGATTTCATGGCTATGACTTATCAAATAAGACCTTGTTTTTTAGGAATATCTAAAAAATATAAAGCCGAAATTGATGATCTCCTAAAAAGATTAGGAGTATTTGAAAAGAAAAAAAGATTATTGGGAAATTTATCTGGTGGAGAAAGACAAAGAGTTTTGCTTGCACAGGCACTTTTTCCTAAACCTAATCTTTTAATTTTAGATGAACCCTTGACTGGTATTGATAAGGCTGGTGAAGATTACTTTAAAGAAATTATAAAAGAATTGAAAAAAGAAGGAATGACTATTCTTTGGATACACCACAATTTAACACAGGTAAAAGAGTTAGCAGATACTGTAACTTGTATTAAAAAAAGAGTTATATTTAGTGGAGATCCAAAAGAAGAATTAAAAGAAGATAAAATTATGAGAATATTTGAATAG
- a CDS encoding metal ABC transporter solute-binding protein, Zn/Mn family yields the protein MYKKLLAILMVIFSFSSFAKEKLKIGVTLQPYYSFAVNIVKDKADVIPVVRLDQYDSHSYQPKPDDIKRMNTLDVLIVNGIGHDEFIFDILNSADRKKDIKVIYSNKNVSLMPIAGSIRAEKVMNPHTFISITTSIQQVYNIAKELGEIDPANKEFYLKNSREYAKKLRKLKADALNEVKNLGNVDIRVATLHGGYDYLLSEFGIDVKAVIEPSHGAQPSAADLEKVIKIIKDQKIDIIFGERNFNNKFVDTIHKETGVQVRSLSHMTNGPYEADSFEKFIKIDLDEVVNAIKDVAAKRGKK from the coding sequence ATGTACAAAAAATTATTGGCAATTTTAATGGTAATATTTAGTTTTTCAAGTTTTGCAAAAGAAAAATTAAAAATAGGGGTTACTTTACAGCCATATTATAGTTTTGCTGTAAATATAGTAAAGGATAAAGCAGATGTTATACCTGTTGTTAGACTTGATCAATATGACTCTCATAGTTATCAACCAAAGCCAGATGATATTAAAAGAATGAATACTTTGGATGTGCTTATAGTAAATGGAATAGGACATGATGAATTTATATTTGATATTTTAAATTCAGCTGACAGAAAGAAAGATATAAAAGTTATTTATTCAAATAAAAATGTTTCATTAATGCCAATAGCAGGGTCAATAAGAGCTGAAAAAGTTATGAATCCTCATACTTTTATATCAATTACAACTTCAATTCAACAAGTCTATAATATAGCTAAGGAATTGGGGGAAATAGATCCAGCCAATAAAGAATTTTATTTAAAAAATTCAAGGGAATATGCTAAAAAATTAAGAAAATTAAAAGCAGATGCTCTAAATGAAGTAAAAAATTTAGGGAATGTTGATATAAGAGTTGCAACTTTACATGGAGGATATGACTATTTATTATCTGAATTTGGAATAGATGTTAAAGCAGTTATAGAACCATCACATGGAGCTCAACCAAGTGCAGCAGATTTAGAAAAAGTTATAAAAATAATAAAAGATCAAAAAATTGATATAATTTTTGGTGAAAGGAACTTTAATAATAAGTTTGTAGATACTATCCATAAAGAAACAGGTGTTCAAGTTAGATCGCTTTCTCATATGACAAATGGACCTTATGAAGCAGATAGCTTTGAAAAATTTATTAAGATAGACTTAGATGAAGTTGTAAATGCAATTAAAGATGTAGCAGCTAAAAGAGGAAAAAAATAA
- a CDS encoding metal ABC transporter solute-binding protein, Zn/Mn family → MKKLIFIIFLIFNALLLGQEKLKIGITLLPYYSFVANIVKDRAEVIPIVKAESFDSHTYQPKVEDIERASKVDAIVVNGIGHDEFIYKIIDAVDKNKKPVVINANKDVPLMPVAGTLNDEKIMDSHTFISITAAIQQVHNITKEIIKLDPKNKDFYLKNSREYVKKLRKLKTDALKEVQNVNGEDVRVATFLGGYNYLLSEFGIDVKAVLEPTHGSQISMASLQKMIEKIKKDKIDIIFGEKNYSDEYVTIIKNETGIEVRKLEHLTTGAYRADSFEKFIKVDLDEVVSAIKYVKNKNKK, encoded by the coding sequence ATGAAAAAATTAATATTTATAATATTTTTAATATTTAATGCTCTTTTATTAGGGCAAGAAAAATTAAAAATAGGTATAACTTTATTACCTTATTATAGTTTTGTTGCTAATATAGTAAAGGATAGGGCAGAAGTTATTCCCATAGTAAAAGCAGAGTCTTTTGATTCTCACACTTATCAACCTAAGGTTGAGGATATAGAAAGAGCCTCAAAAGTAGATGCCATTGTTGTAAATGGAATAGGGCATGATGAATTTATATATAAAATTATAGATGCTGTTGATAAAAATAAAAAGCCAGTTGTTATAAATGCAAATAAAGATGTGCCACTTATGCCAGTTGCAGGGACATTAAATGATGAAAAGATTATGGATTCTCATACTTTTATATCTATAACAGCTGCAATTCAACAAGTACATAATATAACAAAAGAAATTATAAAATTAGATCCAAAAAACAAAGATTTTTATTTAAAAAATTCAAGAGAATATGTAAAAAAATTAAGGAAGTTAAAAACAGATGCTTTAAAAGAAGTTCAAAATGTAAATGGAGAAGATGTAAGAGTTGCCACTTTTTTAGGAGGATATAACTATTTATTATCTGAATTTGGAATAGATGTTAAAGCAGTTTTAGAACCTACACATGGTTCACAAATAAGTATGGCTTCATTGCAAAAAATGATAGAAAAGATAAAAAAAGACAAGATAGATATAATCTTTGGAGAAAAAAATTATAGTGACGAATATGTAACAATTATTAAAAATGAAACAGGAATAGAGGTTAGAAAGCTAGAACATTTAACAACAGGAGCTTATAGAGCCGATAGTTTTGAAAAATTTATTAAAGTAGATTTAGATGAAGTTGTAAGTGCAATTAAATATGTTAAGAATAAAAATAAAAAATAG
- a CDS encoding DUF6162 family protein, with translation MIKINTYIVKPLSSKKENIFLILAFFILISLAAIILKIRQRTEYKIDIKEDEIVSYEVLNNIELGIYSDIKNSLVDISQLKDENNSLPSLKVLAEEEIPPYFKDITWEQRGAVEWTTFKHDNEDYFIGRGNGKVGIFLVKFNNKNIDESEIFYMKETPSFEDIEKNFEKYEHILKKIVPYTGNDERKKFTGE, from the coding sequence GTGATAAAAATTAATACTTATATTGTGAAACCACTTAGTTCCAAAAAAGAAAATATCTTTCTTATTTTGGCTTTTTTTATTTTGATATCTTTGGCAGCAATTATCTTAAAAATTAGACAAAGAACTGAATATAAAATAGATATAAAAGAAGATGAAATAGTTTCTTATGAAGTTTTAAATAATATTGAATTAGGTATTTATTCTGATATTAAAAATTCTTTGGTAGATATTTCCCAATTAAAAGATGAAAATAATTCTTTGCCTAGTTTAAAAGTTTTAGCTGAAGAGGAAATTCCACCATATTTTAAAGATATAACTTGGGAACAAAGAGGAGCAGTGGAATGGACTACCTTTAAACATGATAATGAGGATTATTTCATAGGTAGAGGTAATGGAAAAGTTGGAATTTTTTTAGTGAAATTTAATAATAAAAATATAGATGAGAGTGAGATTTTCTATATGAAAGAGACACCAAGTTTTGAAGATATAGAAAAGAATTTTGAAAAATATGAGCATATCTTAAAAAAAATAGTTCCATATACTGGTAATGATGAAAGAAAAAAATTTACTGGTGAGTAG
- a CDS encoding ATP-binding cassette domain-containing protein yields MSIDNKELDEMDFDLLDILGVTEQKVESITLLPGYNKKGEKEGYEELVIKAGEIVAIVGPTGSGKSRLLADIEWGAQGDTPTKRTVLVNGELMDSKKRFSPSYKLVAQLSQNMNFVMDLSVREFIDLHAESRLVLDRESVIEKIFNQANELAGEKFTIDTPITSLSGGQSRALMISDTAILSTSPIVLIDEIENAGIDRKKALDLLVGNNKIVLMATHDPILALMGDRRIVIKNGGISKVIESTAEEKNILGALTELDDVVQGMRNKLRYGERLELDFEIKKK; encoded by the coding sequence ATGAGTATAGACAATAAAGAATTAGATGAAATGGACTTTGACCTTTTGGATATACTTGGAGTTACAGAACAAAAAGTTGAAAGCATAACTTTACTTCCAGGATACAATAAAAAAGGTGAAAAAGAGGGCTATGAAGAATTAGTGATAAAGGCAGGAGAAATTGTTGCCATAGTAGGACCAACAGGTTCAGGAAAAAGTAGATTACTTGCAGATATAGAATGGGGAGCACAAGGAGACACTCCAACAAAGAGGACAGTTCTTGTAAATGGAGAATTGATGGATTCTAAAAAAAGATTTTCTCCAAGTTATAAATTAGTTGCTCAACTTTCGCAAAATATGAACTTTGTAATGGATTTATCAGTTAGAGAGTTTATAGATTTACATGCAGAAAGTAGACTTGTTTTAGATAGAGAAAGTGTGATAGAAAAAATATTTAACCAAGCTAATGAACTTGCAGGAGAAAAGTTTACAATAGATACTCCAATAACAAGTTTGAGTGGAGGACAATCAAGAGCATTGATGATTTCAGATACTGCTATTTTAAGTACATCTCCAATAGTTCTTATAGATGAAATTGAAAATGCAGGTATAGATAGAAAAAAAGCCTTAGACTTACTTGTTGGAAATAATAAGATAGTTCTGATGGCAACACACGATCCTATTCTAGCCCTTATGGGAGATAGAAGAATAGTTATCAAAAATGGTGGAATTAGTAAAGTTATTGAATCCACAGCAGAGGAAAAAAATATCTTAGGTGCTTTAACAGAACTTGATGATGTAGTTCAAGGTATGAGAAATAAATTAAGATATGGAGAAAGATTAGAATTAGATTTTGAAATTAAGAAAAAATAA
- a CDS encoding GTP-binding protein, which yields MKLITVSGPPSSGKTSLIIKTVESLKAQNIKVGIVKFDCLYTDDDVLYEKAGIPVKKGLSGSVCPDHFFASNIEEVVQWGQTNNLDLLITESAGLCNRCSPYLKDIKAVCVIDNLSGINTPKKIGPMLKLADIVVITKGDIVSQAEREVFASRVQTVNPKAAIIHINGLTGQGTYEFGSLIMENNEEIDTVLERKLRFPLPSAVCSYCLGETRIGSSYQLGNIRKINFEEQ from the coding sequence ATGAAACTTATAACAGTGTCAGGACCACCTTCATCTGGAAAGACTTCGCTTATTATTAAAACAGTAGAAAGTTTAAAAGCACAAAATATTAAAGTTGGAATAGTAAAATTTGACTGTCTATATACAGATGATGATGTATTATATGAAAAAGCAGGAATACCTGTAAAGAAAGGATTATCAGGTTCAGTTTGTCCAGATCACTTTTTTGCAAGTAATATAGAAGAAGTCGTACAATGGGGACAAACTAATAATTTAGATTTGTTGATAACAGAAAGTGCTGGACTATGTAATAGATGTTCACCTTATTTAAAAGATATTAAAGCAGTGTGTGTAATAGATAATTTAAGTGGAATAAACACTCCCAAAAAAATAGGGCCTATGCTAAAACTTGCAGATATTGTTGTTATTACAAAAGGGGATATAGTTTCACAAGCTGAAAGAGAAGTTTTTGCTTCAAGAGTACAAACTGTAAATCCTAAGGCAGCAATTATACATATAAATGGTTTAACAGGACAAGGAACTTATGAATTTGGTTCTTTGATAATGGAAAATAATGAAGAAATTGATACAGTATTAGAAAGAAAATTAAGATTTCCATTGCCATCAGCAGTATGTTCTTATTGCTTAGGTGAAACTAGAATAGGAAGTAGCTATCAACTTGGAAATATTAGAAAGATAAATTTTGAAGAACAATAA
- a CDS encoding ABC transporter substrate-binding protein, protein MYISKSMSIKSIVEKYPETIPVFKNIGFKGLDNPAVLQKLEEQNITLEKAMMIKKEDVDAFIPMLQQAIASVEREDEGVKEASLMGLLPCPVRIPLLEGFEKYLADNKDIKVKYELKAAYSGLGWIKDEVIDKNDIDKLADMFISAGFDLFFDKDLMGKFKEQGIFKDMTGIEKYNSDFDNENVHLKDPHGDYSMIGVVPAIFIVNKSVLNGREVPKSWADLLKPEFEKSVSLPIADFDLFNSILIHIYKLYGFEGVKNLGRSLLSNLHPAQMVEAKEPAVTIMPYFFSKMIPAKGPKEVIWPAEGAIISPIFMLTKASKAKELDKIIKFMSGKAVGDTLANQGLFPSVHPEVKNPINGRPMLWVGWDFIYSNDMGKLIKKCEEAFKEGAGE, encoded by the coding sequence ATGTATATAAGTAAATCAATGTCAATAAAATCAATAGTAGAAAAATATCCAGAAACAATTCCAGTTTTTAAAAATATTGGATTTAAAGGTTTGGATAATCCAGCAGTTTTACAAAAACTAGAAGAACAAAATATTACATTGGAAAAAGCGATGATGATAAAAAAAGAAGATGTAGATGCTTTTATTCCTATGTTACAACAAGCAATAGCTTCTGTTGAAAGAGAAGATGAAGGAGTGAAAGAAGCTTCACTTATGGGGCTTTTACCTTGTCCAGTTAGAATACCTTTATTAGAAGGTTTTGAAAAATATTTAGCAGATAATAAAGATATAAAAGTTAAATATGAATTAAAAGCTGCTTACTCAGGACTTGGTTGGATAAAAGACGAAGTAATAGATAAAAATGATATAGATAAACTAGCAGATATGTTTATTTCAGCTGGTTTTGATTTATTCTTTGATAAAGATTTAATGGGTAAATTTAAAGAACAAGGAATATTTAAAGATATGACAGGTATAGAAAAATATAACTCAGATTTTGATAATGAGAATGTTCATTTAAAAGATCCTCATGGAGATTATTCAATGATAGGTGTTGTTCCTGCTATATTTATTGTTAATAAAAGTGTATTAAATGGTAGAGAAGTACCAAAATCTTGGGCAGACTTATTAAAACCTGAATTTGAAAAATCTGTTTCATTGCCAATAGCCGACTTTGACTTATTCAATTCAATACTTATACATATTTATAAATTATATGGTTTTGAAGGTGTAAAAAATTTAGGAAGATCTTTACTTTCTAATTTACACCCTGCACAAATGGTTGAAGCAAAAGAACCAGCAGTAACAATAATGCCTTATTTCTTCTCTAAGATGATACCAGCAAAAGGACCAAAAGAAGTTATATGGCCAGCAGAAGGAGCAATTATATCCCCAATATTTATGTTGACCAAGGCATCTAAGGCTAAGGAATTAGATAAAATAATTAAATTTATGAGTGGAAAAGCAGTTGGAGATACTTTGGCTAATCAAGGATTATTCCCAAGTGTTCACCCAGAAGTAAAAAATCCAATAAATGGCAGACCAATGCTTTGGGTTGGTTGGGACTTTATCTACTCAAATGATATGGGAAAATTAATTAAAAAATGTGAAGAAGCATTTAAGGAAGGAGCAGGAGAATAA
- a CDS encoding radical SAM protein — protein sequence MYKHVFGPVPSRRLGVSLGVDLVVSKSCNLNCIFCECGATKKIQLKRQRFKNINEILNEIQSVLKDIKPDYITFSGSGEPTLSLDLGNISKAIKENLKYKGKICLITNSLLLADKQVIKELEYIDLIIPTLNTLRQDIFEKIVRPDYRTSVSEIKKGFINLNNSNYKGKIWIEIFILENINDNKENFIEIANFLNSENIRYDKIQLNTIDRVGAERDLKAISYDKIFKAKEILEENGLHNIEIIKSLSELEENQKIQINQELLYNMKQKRLYQEEEINKIFKKS from the coding sequence GTGTATAAGCATGTATTTGGACCTGTTCCATCAAGAAGATTAGGTGTATCTTTAGGTGTTGATTTAGTAGTCAGCAAAAGTTGTAATCTTAATTGTATTTTTTGTGAATGTGGTGCTACTAAAAAAATACAGTTAAAAAGACAAAGATTTAAAAATATAAATGAGATATTAAATGAAATTCAATCTGTGTTAAAAGATATAAAGCCTGACTATATTACATTTTCTGGAAGTGGAGAACCTACTTTAAGTTTAGACTTAGGAAATATATCAAAAGCTATAAAGGAAAATTTAAAATATAAGGGAAAAATTTGTCTTATAACTAATAGTTTACTTTTAGCTGATAAACAAGTGATAAAAGAATTGGAATATATAGATTTAATTATTCCAACTCTCAACACTTTAAGGCAAGATATTTTTGAAAAAATTGTTAGACCTGATTATAGAACAAGTGTAAGTGAAATAAAAAAAGGATTTATTAATCTAAATAATTCTAATTACAAAGGAAAGATTTGGATAGAAATTTTTATTTTAGAAAATATTAATGATAATAAAGAAAATTTTATTGAAATAGCTAATTTCTTAAATTCAGAAAATATTAGATATGATAAAATACAATTAAATACTATTGATAGGGTTGGAGCAGAAAGAGATTTAAAAGCTATAAGTTATGATAAAATTTTTAAAGCTAAAGAGATTTTAGAAGAAAATGGATTACATAATATTGAAATAATCAAAAGTTTAAGTGAATTGGAAGAAAATCAAAAAATTCAAATAAATCAAGAACTTTTATATAATATGAAACAAAAAAGGTTATATCAAGAAGAAGAAATCAATAAGATTTTTAAAAAAAGTTAA